The genomic window TACAATCCATTAATTACGTAACACACTAAAAAACGAATTCCTTTACTATAATATAAATTAAAAAACACGCTGAACACCTTGCCTAGACACAAATGGCGTAAAAATGACGTATTAAAGTCGTTACATAAATGATAGAAAGCAGAATACTTTTGTTTCAAATTAATAGGATATAAAAATGAAAGGTCTGAATTTATCACAACGCGTAAAAACTTTAAGAAACCTAAAGGGCATGACTCAAGAATCATTAGCAGAAAACTCCGGATTAAGTTTAAGAACTATTCAGCGTATTGAAAATAACAAAACCGAACCGCGAGGCGATTCCTTAAAACGATTAGCTATCGCTTTGAAAACAACTCCCGACGATCTTCTTGATTGGGCCATTCAAGAAGACAAAGGGTACTTAACATTAATGAGTTTATCTGCACTTGGTTTTTTATTCTTTCCAGTTTTAGGAATAATAATTCCTTTGGTATTTTGGATTCTCAAAAAGGACAAATTAAAACATGTAGATAAAATAGGGAAATCCATTTTAAATTTTGAAATTACTTGGTCTATTATCTTTTTCTCTTATTTTATCTTAATATTTTTAGCCCTATTCAGTAGAGTAATGACTCACATAGGCCCGTCGAGTATTTTGAAAATTTATATTCCAATCATTATTTTATACCTCTATAATTTCACTATAATTATTGTTAACTCCATTAGGATTTCTAAAAATAAAGACACTAAATATATTCCGGCATTTAGAATATTTAAATAAACAGACGACTACTTTACCCAAGCGATTGATTTTCATCGTCTCCCACTCACTACTCCAACCAATTCTTAAAATCTTTAACCCGTTCGCGGGCAACAATAACATCTTGCTCGCTATACGACTGTAATTTTATTTGCAAGCGCGAGTTGGTGTAACTTATCATATCTTTTATCGCATTTATATTTACGAAGAATTTACGATTTATTCGGAAGAAGGTTTGTGGTTCCAATTCATTTTCTAACTGGTCTAGGGTAGTATCTAATAGATAATTTCTACCTTCGGATGTAAATGCATACGTTCCTTTATTTTCGCTGTAAAAACATTCTATATCGTCTATATTAATAAGTTTTAAGTGCTGCCCAACTTTAACTGAAAAACGTTTTTTATAAACACGATCTAACGGGTTTACAAGTAGTTTTTTAATATCATCAAAATCTAAGGTCACGCCTTGTTTTTGAGGTGCACGTTCTTGATATTTATTTACAGCAATTTCTAAATCCTCGTCGTCAATGGGTTTTAATAAATAATCAATACTATTAAGTTTGAAAGCCTGTAGTGCGTATTCATCGTAGGCTGTAGTAAAAATAACTGCGCTTTTTATATCGATAGTTTCAAAGATTTCGAATGAAAGTCCGTCGCTTAATTGAATATCTAAAAATATTAAATCGGGATGCGGATTGTTTTGAAACCACTCTACAGATTCTTCTACAGAATGAAGCATAGTTTCAGCTTCGACATTTAAAACT from Algibacter sp. L1A34 includes these protein-coding regions:
- a CDS encoding helix-turn-helix domain-containing protein — translated: MKGLNLSQRVKTLRNLKGMTQESLAENSGLSLRTIQRIENNKTEPRGDSLKRLAIALKTTPDDLLDWAIQEDKGYLTLMSLSALGFLFFPVLGIIIPLVFWILKKDKLKHVDKIGKSILNFEITWSIIFFSYFILIFLALFSRVMTHIGPSSILKIYIPIIILYLYNFTIIIVNSIRISKNKDTKYIPAFRIFK
- a CDS encoding LytR/AlgR family response regulator transcription factor, which produces MKVIIIEDEKPSARRLQRQLKVLNVEAETMLHSVEESVEWFQNNPHPDLIFLDIQLSDGLSFEIFETIDIKSAVIFTTAYDEYALQAFKLNSIDYLLKPIDDEDLEIAVNKYQERAPQKQGVTLDFDDIKKLLVNPLDRVYKKRFSVKVGQHLKLINIDDIECFYSENKGTYAFTSEGRNYLLDTTLDQLENELEPQTFFRINRKFFVNINAIKDMISYTNSRLQIKLQSYSEQDVIVARERVKDFKNWLE